Proteins encoded together in one Lathyrus oleraceus cultivar Zhongwan6 chromosome 5, CAAS_Psat_ZW6_1.0, whole genome shotgun sequence window:
- the LOC127086434 gene encoding uncharacterized protein LOC127086434, whose amino-acid sequence MDYSSSDETQENECYTIEGKRKRKSIGASMMARLTKVHNNDGKLTTEFNDKTSTCYGMNSSLFRSYVVFLGRGKMNILIDDLTQVSVDLKESIWTNIKDFLIDMATQDSFVP is encoded by the exons ATGGACTATTCATCTAGTGATGAAACTCAGGAAAATGAATGTTATACTATAgagggaaaaaggaaaagaaaatcTATAGGTGCTTCAATGATGGCTAGATTAACAAAAGTCCACAACAATGACGGGAAATTAACGACCGAGTTTAATGATAAAACTTCGACTTGTTATGGTATGAATTCTTCCCTTTTTAGGAGTTATGTTGTGTTTCTTGGACGTGGCAAAATGAATATTTTGATAGACGATTTGACCCAAGTATCAGTAGATTTGAAAGAAAGCATATGGACAAACATTAAG GATTTTTTGATTGATATGGCCACTCAAGATTCCTTTGTTCCATAA
- the LOC127086435 gene encoding nuclear transcription factor Y subunit C-2-like, with protein sequence MRQAGAYSSLLSGGISGRTGPHSLPLARIKKIMKNSSEDVKMISGVAPIVFSKACELFIEEITRRSWIMAIDGKRRTLNKEDVASAVIATDVFDFLITLVSDSESGLVGCDETDDTLIQMETI encoded by the coding sequence ATGAGACAAGCAGGTGCATATTCAAGTTTACTAAGTGGTGGAATATCAGGAAGAACAGGTCCACATTCATTACCCTTAGCAAGAATAAAGAAGATAATGAAAAACTCTAGTGAAGATGTGAAGATGATATCAGGTGTAGCTCCCATTGTTTTCTCAAAAGCTTGTGAGCTTTTCATTGAGGAGATTACTAGGAGGTCTTGGATTATGGCTATTGATGGTAAAAGAAGAACTTTGAATAAAGAAGATGTTGCTTCTGCTGTTATTGCTACTGATGTTTTCGATTTTTTGATCACTTTGGTTTCTGATTCTGAGAGTGGTTTAGTTGGTTGTGATGAAACTGATGACACTCTCATACAAATGGAAACTATTTGA